The DNA segment ACCACTGGAGTGGTGACAACGCCCAGGACGTCGAGGATGTGGATGCGGAGCTAAGCAGCCTTGATGTCATCCCAGGTATTTTACACTTTTCCGATATAAGTTAAACATACTTaaacatattcaacatattcaaAGGAAATGACgttcataaatatatttgacTATAGTTTGTACAAAATAAGACTAATTTTGTCTTATTTACTTAAAACTAAGTCTCAACctagttgagacttggccctacATCCGGAgaaattacagtgttgccaaatcgtgtaaaattgcaactttttcAAATTCCCAATCAAACATCAgtattggatgtagaatatcatccccgatatcctagagtagtgctaaaaaaagtttcagggttgtaggattaaaaggaaatttaaattttatgataaaattggaaagatcgcaaagatttgtttttcttttgaatatcacttctctcagaatcatggggtgTCATAATGCGTAATAACTTTATATCatattaacggggagaatgtctcctctCTATTGGTGTCTAGATCAATTTTAttcgacctatagttattttttaattaatgattatttcgTCAATGttgagacatttcgagcagaaaacatgaaattttcgacatgacatctcaacaaaaagttatttttagtgaattgaataactattttaaaaatggatattttaagaaaatttctattttactagatcaacaatactatgaagaatctatcttctaaatctcatggattaatctcttactgaatttgaaatgttctgtaacaaaaatttaaactttaggcgctcatatctcaaaaagtaatgatcggaaaaaatgtttctctgagaaaactttttcattttgatagctcaatgatatacaaattgaaaaactttgaaaaatatcacgagtagaaagtttattttcagcctttgcacagctttctgaagatggtgtggatcactgaaactagttgttataatttgtatttttaatctataattttattagtttcaaaaaagggtttaaagtttattcatttaagctcattttataaatgaaaataagtatccctgaattcatacattagAAAAaaggtttttatatttatttttattacccTAGCTGATATCATAGCTCAAGAACCGGCtattacataataaattatacaaacaagatttattttataaataaatcttgaaagTTTGAAGatattccaatttgataatttgaatttctttgtTCCAGTTGGAGCTACTGTCACTGTAGTACCTACTGCTGCTGTTGTAACTACTGCTACTGAGGCGGGCCcatattcaaattatatatgGGAGCCAACCCAATTGATAACAGAAACGTTTATGCCATTGGAACTGATAGTTCGACGGAAAGTTGAACTAGAAAGGTCGGTTGGTGCGGCCCATGTGGAAGAGAGTGAGCTGGCTGGAGAGGGCTGCACAGCCTGCGTCTTGTGCTTAGATTACAAGGTAACTAGGCTGTGCAGTCCATGCGGCCATGCTAATATGTGCACGGCATGCTGCAATCCATTTATTGCACAAGAATGCCACTATTCAGTAACAAACTCTGACGGAAGCGTGGAGGTGACAGATATCCATCCAGTTACCACTAACATGTCCAGTTTGTAGGGCGATAATAGGGCAAATTATTAGAGTAGTTATGTAGGTAGTTAGTTATTTTCTTGGTGTTTCTTTGTAATATAAGAgatgattattcatattcagtgtaataaaatattgtttataaatcatagttttattcatCAGCATTGAAAATCCCCAATCCATTCTGAAGGCTGAGCGTGTATCTGTGTAGTATGTTAACTCATATTGCTGCAGAATGTAATAAAGCAATACAATTccaagagaaaaaaaatcataaatttcattatgaaCTTCCTTCATACCTGCTTCAAAGGCTGTTCTCTCCAACTGAAACCGACGACGGTCATAGTATAACCTATTGTCCGTATAATGTATTGTCTATACTACAATAGCCTTTGACTTCTATGATGACTTCTGCCGAACCTCCTGTCCCATTCTGATATCAATAAAAACTGTTATATGCCTTCACGGTTTAGATGTATGTCGCTTCTTGATAAGCTTTGCAGGAACTCATGTTACACCAAGAGCTACAGAGAATAGACTGTCTAATCTCTAATAGTTGGAAATTATAACTTCGATGGACCTGTAAAGACTACGGAAATGGGAATCTCCGAGTAAAAGTATAAGTGTGGGATAACATCACTAAACTTAACAGGATAAGGGCATAGGGGCGATGTCAggatacaccaccgtcaaagtcagacacatccatcctagcactgaaaatcagtcttgttttggcggtgctacttttgtcgttcttgtgctgaaaaagaagtgtcttgttttggcggggcgagtccatgactaatttctctacctggaaaacagtctctggttgtcgctatcagcTTTTGTCGTttatgtggagaagccagtctattgctatatttccataaggtctatagtttcaatcaggtacttgtggatgagaatactgtgtgaggttcacagttcacagaactactagtttaagaAATAGTGCAAATGGAGCTGGAACACAGGAAATAAATGAGTGAATATAGACATTAAAAGCTTGAAGAATAAACTACTGAATGAGGAGTTGATTCatgttttagaagataataatccaGATACATCGTATGACACCTTCTGATCCACTTTAAAATAtcattatacaaaataatatcaagctTTGATTCAAATGAAAGTTTCGTCTTAATTAAAATgcttttcttcattttttaaataaatttctattgttttattgaaaatttaaagcaAATTTTTGCTTTACCATCAAATGCTTTGCAACTCTCAATCTTACAATGTTCCCATCTGGGAACTGGTGGATCGTCCCCTTTTCcaaatatatagaaaattacGTTATATTATTTAGTGGCCAAACTTGTTTAATAGCAGTATTATTCCAAGTAAGTATTAATACTGTTATTAAATGAAAGTGCACTTCAAATAATAGAAGATAGTTTTCAATAATagctaattatatttttttataaattatggtGAACGCTCCATTACAATAGAGGTGCCTTTCATTATTACAgttattcaatgaaattcaacactGAGAAAATGTAcggtatttattattatttccttaCATAATATTCTATCTTTTTAAACATGAATAGAATTTCTTTGACAATCTCATCATGAATATATGAAATATACTAATTAAATGAATCTCCATTGGTTGTTAGTTTGAGAATTAATGTAGGCTGGATATAATACTATATGCTTAAGGTAATGCCTGAGCAATAgcatttctttttaaattggcCTGGATATTATCATGTTGATGTTCAAGGACATTGGGTTGTTCATCTTCATAGTTTTCATATTCGTCATCACTTAATCCATCATTTTGTATAACAATGTTGTGAAGGATACAGGCTGCAATGATGGTAGTGGTAAATAAGCGTGGAGTAGtcaattctaataaatttaatctccTGAATTTACCTTTCAATCTTCCAAAAGCATGTTCTATTGTTGACcgaacagatgataattttcagagtataagaGTCATAATGTACGGCAACAAAGGGTAGGCACAATCGGCAAGTAGGTGGCGTTCATCTAAGAAAACCAGTTGGTAATGGTCGTTGGCAAGAGCTTGCCCTAGATCACTGACTCTAAATACCCTTGCATCATGTAGTCTTCCGGGGAAGCCAGTGGCAACATtgataaatttacaattttcatcaCAAACAGCTAGCAAATTAACTGAATGATATTTGTTTCTATTGTAATAATCATGTGCATTATCTACTGGCTGTTTAATTTTGATGTGTGTTGAATCCATGACACCAATTATTCCAGGAAATCCATGAGATCTTACTTGAAATACCTGTAAAAGGCCCAGTATGagagcatcacacacacaacatAGATGCTTAAACAAAGCCAGAAAAAATCTACTAGTTAAATTATGTTTTACAAATGTCTGAATTTCAAACtacttattaatattttttcaaattatatgtaACTATTAACAAACAAATCAATGCAATAGCACATCCGAAAAAGTTAAATACAGCctttaaataaataagatacCTTCACATACGTCTTTAGACATTAAAAAGCTTCAAGATGTCATAAGACCCGGCCAGTGAGAGATTTATCTAAAAAAAGATTATATTTTTAAGTTTAACCGTTGACTGAATGATTTACAATACGTTGACAATATAATTTTCGTTTCTAGGTCTGTTCCttccaatattaaaaaacagattcGGCTGTTGCAAAGACATAGCCAGTTCCAATACTGCGggaataacatttaaaatattattaacattattatctttcaaagcatttaaaactactccaatcacTTGATCACAGGCTTGATGGCtctccattttaattgattttaccaaagaccttaaagatgcatagactcacatgcagcgctagtgtcgtacttggaattaaaatccgccattaagggggcaacccataagattattacataccaaagcagcttctctttgtctcagaaacagagtaacggccagcaacagtcacagttataacatagttattcaaaagtattctttgagtatctatagtgaggtccacgttataatggtagtgtacgatttgcaatggtgttgctatccttgtctatcgttcaacaaatgtgaaagagttaggggttagtttttattcaggttatatttaataatgtgttattaatataggttaggtttttgctttgaaattgtaatATGCTAGAAAgagctagggtccaggtagaattatgctttttgatatttcaaaggtggaaagataggttaggattttgctttgaaattgcaatatgctggaagggatcagaggtttttcaaatagttatgtttattgatgttttaaatgtaaatgggaggttgagggttcggtttttgttttaaaatgacaatatgctgacttagttatagtgttttttaacatcagttgaataacaactgttatattttattaattatatttttcaaaagtactcttccttttattaaatgatatgataatatattgattattatattgaattcaatgataaatcatcattcgaTTATAATATCTTtatcaaatatcaaaaagcataattctacctggaccctagccctatctagcatattgcaatttcaaagcaaaaacccaacctaaccttatggaactttattaaatataatccaaaaatacctaaccactaacccctaaccccttcacatttaataatttatatttcaaagcaaaatcctagccccctaacctatccttttacctttgtaacatcaaaaaacataactctacctagaccctagacccttctagcatattgcaattttaaagcaaataCCTAACCcatcctaataaaacattattaaatataacattatatatattcatttaatttacaatatgttttgatgtttacacgagtttgtggatttaagtgaaaatttcaatattttttgcaattatgaaggaagagttttgtttagatttgtatttggaaattgatcaatctgataaattcaaaattgtagtagataaattttttggactcaaaactGTGTACAATTTGATTCTTCTGTCATCttcagaacaaaacataaacatgtggttcattccatgaacatgttcacaaacatgtggttcaaagcaaaatcctaacctcctaacctatcttttcacctttgaaacctGATAAATTTGTTGAacgatggacaaggatagcaataccattgcaaatcatacactaccattataacgtggaccgcactatagatactcaaagagtacttttgaataactatgtgataactgtgactgttgctggccgttactctgtttctgagacaaagagaagctgctatcattgggaaggcataggcattgtgggtctatatctctttatgGTCCTTGgattttacaataaaatagGTTAGGGTTTTAGTTTTGtttagaaaatataaatagCAGAAGAGACATCAGCTGTCATAATCATGAAAACCCGTTCAGAGCCACTATCagtgatcaggttttttactgaatGTAAAAAAACCCCGATGGAATTGaacagtggctttgaactcaaccaatgaggcatgcaatttatagtctatacACTCTCACCTTTCTATAAGGAACTACTTTATACAACGAGATTATTTGCGAAGAATCGAAACTACAAATTCGTATGGACCAGAAATGGGAAAGTTTtcatgagagagagtgaagagaCCAGACCCATTCGAATTTCCTATAAGGCTGATTTGGACAACCTTCGCACGAAATCGAGAATTGTAAACAAGACTTCGGAAAGTGGATAGGACCGAACTTGGAgcaggagaagaaaaaatagaCTGTTATGGGCGATGTAAGTGTGACGTAAGCCGTTGCTACGACGCCATCTTAGTCTCTAAACAAACCGTTGCTAAGGAGAGAgaacatgttattcaaatgggactaaaacatcaccttacatttacgagtatatcaatgaaataatggatttctaagagttgagaatatttttttcaagttctacacattcaaatcatcaatttccagtatttattcagatcgaataaatttttttgggaCAGCCAAAGCAGAAAGTCTCAGGAAGTAGTGCATATTAGGCCTACTATGTATGTAGGCTGCTATGGTAAGCCTTGTTGAAGAGAAAGTTAAAGTGCCACATGAATTCTtacataaaatttttaattattattttgttttcaatataagTTTACTTTCACAGCATATGCTGGAAGTTTTAGTCTGCTGTTTCACATTAGAAATGTTTACTTGAAAATACGGTATATACAGTCTGATTTCGATGACAAATGAAAATGGTTTGAAGCAAACGAACATTTTCTTTGTTCCTGACTGTAAACATTACAGTGAAAAGGCAGgctacataccatttttttaGATTTCCTGAAAATCCCAAGGTCTAGCTCGTCTCTATAAGTTCTGTactacatttttaggttatgttattgttgataaaaatcaaatttatctagAATAACTACATTAGTggaattattaatacaataattcaaatacaattatgTTTACAGGGAATGTagcaaataaaatacataattatttgctTTACTTTACATGTTCACTTACCCCTTTTAAATTCTTGTAAACATCATCACCGTTTAGTTAGAATGTAGGAAGTATACAACATGATTAGTGGTCACAGCATCTCCATCTTTTTACTGTGTcgagttcattcaatatcttaCTATTTCAcgtaaattgaaaacaattatatacttcAGAAAACCTCAACACCAAACTTATAAGTAAGTACCTGAGCTAAACCAAAACACCTAACCTATATATTTAAGCTTTAGTCTACTCTAACAGTTACACTAAACAATAGGAAAACAGAAtatattcatatgaatttttaaattatacaacTTTATAACAATCTAATGAAATTCTaggtaataattcaaattgcacTTCAACTTTCTCTACAGGtaggttttccatagcagacTACAGACATGGTACTATAAGCTCTACTTCGTGAGACTTTCTGCTTTGGCTGtcccaaaaaaatttattcgatctgaataaatactggaaattgattatttgagtgtgtagaacttgaaaaaaatattctcaactcttagaaatatattatttcattgatatactcgtaaatgtaaggtgatgttttagtcccatttgaataacatgctcTCTCACCATAGCAACGGTTTGTTTAGAAACCAAAATGGCGGCGTAGCAACGGCTTACGTCATCACTTACATCGCCTATTGATTGGTTTCTGTTTTTCGCGATGACTGATGTGGAGGAACTTTTTAATTTGTATGATGGTGATAATAATCcaacaaatgaaatagatgatTATTTAAGTTACTTACCTGCTAGTGAAAATAAAGATGtaacttttttcaatatttatgtaataAATGTCCATAGTTTAGGCatgaatttcaatgaatttttgtgtattattcaaAGCTGTCAAACTTCTTACGACATAATCCTTACAGAAACATGGATGAATGAAAATATCCCTTTCACATTCGACATTCCAGGTTACAGGGTAGTTAATAAAAGTTCAAAAGTTAATAAATGCGAAAGTTTATGTATATATGTGAAAGATACAATAGACTTTACTACATTAAACTGTGATATTGAAGAATGCAACTCTATATACCTTAATATTAAAACCATCAGTggtaaatatttaaatttgattggcATGTATAGATCCCCTAGCTGCAATGTAGGTACCTAGATTCTTAACTAGTTTAGATAATTATAAAACATCAATTCCAAGAGATATTGACGTCTGTGTAGCAGGTGATATGAACTTGAACATGATTTTAAATAAACTCATTATTGAGTATATATagatatactagccgtcaggctcgcttcgcttgccatatccgtctagccagggggctccgccccctgaacccccgactggatcgtccaagaataagatcagcaggctcgcttcactcgcctgcatttttcatttgagcgtttttatcatatgttaggacaatccagtcgggggtccagactaaacgtctggctaaacggatatggcgagcgaagcaagcctgacggctagtaatataatattcccaggattgaagtagcagtgcctaatcaatttctccgcgatgaatgcatttaaatcttcaatttgatgccaacctaacaaagtcaactcaacttaatgccaacctgacaaaattattaatttagttgccagttaacaactgttttgaagaggtactctatctagattatagttctatagcaacatatgatatggaaatttcaattataattaagagattgggagaagaagaatatacatgctaaaagacaaactttaaacccttaaaaacaacccttagagttaaaatattgccaaaagatttcttagtgcacctctaaagggccaactgaacatacctaccaaatttgaacgtttttggtccggtagatttttagttctgcgagtgagtgagtgagtgagtgagtgagtcagtcagtgagggccatttcacttttatatatatagatttagtAGCAACGGATTTAAGTcttatattaatggaaatacaAGAGTAACAGAGACTTCGATGTCTTGTCTAgatcatatttttttaagaaataatgatagaaaataaaattgtaaaatgggaaatattttgaaaacttatgTTTCAgatcattttttggtttctcttCATCTGGGATAAGTAAACTATATTGTCAAGGATGGAATAGCTCCcgtgaatataaagaaaataaattatgacatCTTAAGACAGTTACCGTATTGgctgaaaattatatttttcaaaagtaatctttcttttattgaataaaatgataatatattgattattatattgaatttaatgataaatcatcattggataataatatcatcatcaaatagaatgacgattggctccagttacagtgctcggtaaccatcatcacaaagaacgttacattcaaagaactgactgaatggaacgggaaaaacccgttaCTAAatcatgcgcgatacggtgctcaCTGAgaccacaaagtagaaggaattctttcttctctgtgcTGCCACAGAGAAGAGGATTTCCTCCTACTTTGTGGTGCTGCTACTTGGAAAAATAACTGTTACTTTGTTTTTCTAAACCAGTGAACAAATGAGCATGTACAGTCGGCAGCCATTGTAAATGAGTGGAAACATGTAGCCATCATGTCTGAGAAATCATCTCATTTTAATTGTggtttatgaaaaaaaaattctggttgcctgtaaagttggtatacgggcgaaagttttacgtgacaatgACTtagagtggtaaaataattttaatgttaatattcattcgtatagtaggaagaaggatgaagtaatagtaacaatttaaaacatttatttatacaaagaattatatttaaaacatttatttatacaaagaatctcacactgaatttcatatttgTGGCACAAGTAGTGGCGCAGttgcaggagattgcttgcggcgcctgcgcaggttgacagctcagtttcactctctctccaggtgaatgcttcGGGTCGCTGCtggttgctcgccactgctcctattcgtgctctttccagacgactgTGAACCGAAAcaaacgctctcactcgctctcattgtgagcgcataacgtgggaacgtagcagtttcttgaagtgtcacccggcaaaccaatttataagatgtTGTCACGTCAAAACAATTGTCCACCAATTGAAATTTACAGCGTCATCTTCAAAATGTTCATAAGGATAATAGGCCTCCAAAAAGAGGAGCAATATGTCCGTTTGAAGACTGCAGAGAAACATTCAGCAGTAAACATTCAGAGTTAGTCAGACACTTGACAGAAAAGCATGAATTTCAGCAATCAATTGATGAAATCACGTTTGCTTCTAAGGATGGTAAGTTATTATCTGGTAATATGTAGTTATTGATGTAGAGAGTAGTAGTATTGATGATGAGATGTAGTTGAGTTGTTGACAATCTTTAAAACTAGTGATCCGCTGGGTTGAGAACTCCCTCATTAATAGTTGTATTTTGATCTTTAAGAtccgcaacttttaattatacagagttggtgaaaattatggaaacagctcaaAAACAATGCTTATAAGTTGAGTTGCCTTAAATCGATTTTGCATcactgtttattatcgaaaataTGTCAAGACtgtgagaatgaaaaaaatattgcaaatttctCGATTTTTTAAACAAACGAATCTTACTTCAAgtttatatttctacaaaaatcatttacttcacatgaaagaggagattctgttatttaaataaagaccaattacaattttttatcatttaggGTTActgagatac comes from the Nilaparvata lugens isolate BPH chromosome 1, ASM1435652v1, whole genome shotgun sequence genome and includes:
- the LOC120352747 gene encoding putative nuclease HARBI1; this translates as MSKDVFQVRSHGFPGIIGVMDSTHIKIKQPVDNAHDYYNRNKYHSVNLLAVCDENCKFINVATGFPGRLHDARVFRVSDLGQALANDHYQLVFLDERHLLADCAYPLLPYIMTLIL